TTCCGCTCGCGCAGGTAGCGCGAGATGCCCATGATGCTGCCGCCCGTGCCGACGCCGATCACCATGGCGGTCAGGCTCTCGCCGAAGTCGGCCCAGAGCTCGGCGGCCGTGGTGGCGTAGTGGCTGGCGGCGTTCTCGGGGGTCTTGTACTGGTTGGGCATCACGGCGCCAGGCCGCTGCGCCACGAGCGCAGCCGCCTTGCCGTACTGGCTGCGCGGGTCCGTGTGCGGGGCGCTGTCGTCCTCGGCGCGGTGGACCTCCGCGCCCAGGGCCTCGAGGATGATCTCCTTCTCCTCGCTGATCTTCTGGGCGAGGGTGACGACCATCTTGTAGCCCTTGACGGCCGCCGTCATCGCTAGGCCGATGCCCGTGTTGCCGCTGGTGGGCTCCACCAGCGTGCCGCCGGGGGCAAGCACCCCTTCGCGCTCGAGGCGCTCGACCATGCGCACCGCGATGCGGTCCTTCAGCGAGCCGCCCGGATTGAGGAACTCGCACTTGCCGTAGAGCTCGACCGAGAGTCCCGCGCCGATGCGCTGCAGGCGCACGACTGGCGTGTTGCCCACGGCCTGGAGGATGTTCTCGTAGATCAAGCGCCGCCGCCTTCGCCGCTAGAGCCCGTACATCTCGTTGAAGCGCTCGCGGCTGCCGGCCAGCACCTTGGCGTGCAGGCTCTCGCCGTGGCTGTCCATCGTCACCACGCACTGGAAGTCCTCGACGCGGATCTGCCAGAAGGCCTCGGGCAGCCCGAACTCGGTCTTGTAGACGGCCTCCACCTCGCGCACGCGCTG
The sequence above is drawn from the bacterium genome and encodes:
- a CDS encoding cysteine synthase family protein, with amino-acid sequence MIYENILQAVGNTPVVRLQRIGAGLSVELYGKCEFLNPGGSLKDRIAVRMVERLEREGVLAPGGTLVEPTSGNTGIGLAMTAAVKGYKMVVTLAQKISEEKEIILEALGAEVHRAEDDSAPHTDPRSQYGKAAALVAQRPGAVMPNQYKTPENAASHYATTAAELWADFGESLTAMVIGVGTGGSIMGISRYLRERNPKILIVAVEPVGSLLGGGTETRLYHVEGIGYDWIPDIFDAKVADRFLAVHDRDSFRMARRLIREEGLLVGGSSGTVAQAMVEVAKGLPPGSRVCGIFADGIRNYLRKFPDDAWLARRDLL